The Xiphias gladius isolate SHS-SW01 ecotype Sanya breed wild chromosome 4, ASM1685928v1, whole genome shotgun sequence genome includes a window with the following:
- the serpina10a gene encoding serpin peptidase inhibitor, clade A (alpha-1 antiproteinase, antitrypsin), member 10a: MNPSVPLPLVLLLLLLSPVSSQTVNPSVEDLTNRNSDFATRLYRAVASRTDDNIFLSPFTLSTGLMALLSATNGPTQDQLLQGLTLTGLDPKTLPDLFQTLRTVVLQGGEAMNLRQGVAILPAQSFQVSSSYLDLVQTKFGGNAQSLAYTAPQEAVDTINRWAREQTGDQVQELVTNLDPQTQLLLATTASYQSLFSPSFNSSLSQDERFYVDKYHVVMVTMMFRADKYFLAYDHSVKVGVLKLPMRNGMAMLVILPDEDVDVATVEEEVTAEKIQAWIKQLKKTKLEVQLPRFLLERSYSLKDVLETLNITQVFQEDADITNMGGAKGPRLSQVFHKSTISVDDRSDDIAAGGRVSVFATLPPRLTINRPFIFIIYQQNTGSLLFMGRVVDPTKK, encoded by the exons ATGAATCCCTCCGTCCCCCTCCCAttggtcctcctcctcctcctcctgagtCCGGTCTCCTCTCAGACCGTCAACCCCTCTGTGGAGGATTTGACCAATAGGAACTCAGACTTCGCCACCCGATTGTACCGAGCCGTCGCCAGCCGGACCGACGATAACATCTTCCTGTCTCCGTTCACGCTATCCACCGGACTGATGGCGCTGCTCAGTGCCACCAATGGTCCGACCCAGGACCAACTGCTTCAAGGACTCACTTTGACCGGACTGGACCCAAAGACTCTCCCAG ATCTATTTCAGACTCTGAGGACCGTCGTCCTGCAGGGGGGTGAAGCCATGAACCTGCGGCAGGGCGTGGCCATCCTCCCTGCTCAGAGCTTCCAGGTGTCCTCATCTTACTTGGACCTGGTTCAGACGAAGTTCGGGGGAAACGCTCAGAGTCTGGCCTACACGGCACCGCAGGAAGCTGTCGACACCATCAACCGCTGGGCCCGGGAGCAGACCGGAGACCAAGTCCAGGAGCTAGTGACCAACCTGGACCCTCAGACCCAGCTGCTGCTCGCCACCACCGCCTCGTACCAGT ccTTGTTCAGTCCGTCCTTCAACTCGTCCCTGTCCCAAGATGAACGTTTCTACGTGGACAAGTATCACGTCGTCATGGTTACCATGATGTTTAGGGCCGATAAGTACTTCCTGGCATACGACCACTCAGTGAAGGTCGGTGTGTTGAAGCTGCCGATGAGGAACGGGATGGCAATGTTAGTCATATTGCCTGATGAAGACGTGGACGTCGCCACCGTTGAAGAAGAAGTGACGGCCGAGAAGATCCAGGCCTGGATCAAACAGCTTAAAAAGAC GAAGTTGGAGGTGCAGCTTCCTCGCTTCCTGTTGGAGCGTTCCTACTCGCTGAAGGACGTCCTGGAGACTCTTAACATCACTCAGGTGTTTCAGGAGGATGCTGACATCACCAACATGGGCGGGGCTAAAGGACCAAGACTCTCACAA gttttccatAAATCTACTATCTCCGTTGATGACCGCAGCGATGACATCGCTGCAGGGGGCAGAGTCAGTGTGTTCGCCACCCTTCCCCCTCGACTGACCATCAACAGAcccttcatcttcatcatctacCAGCAGAACACCGGCAGCCTGCTGTTCATGGGCCGAGTGGTCGACCCCACCAAGAAATAA